TCAATGACGAGACTAATTTATTAAAAGTATTTCCACCTTGATAATCAGGTGCAATCGCTAAGTATTTTAAAACATTTTCAAAATACGAGCCTGTGGCAATCAACTTATCTCCATCATAAATACCAATAGTCTCAGTAATATCAGCAATATTTTCAATATACAGGCCTTCACTTTGAACTAGGCTTTGCCACTGTTTGTAATAATATCTATCGTTTAAATTTATTGTTATCGTATCCAATTTAATCTCCTAAGCAAAAATTCTCATTAGGAAAATTGAGAGCGTTACGGTGATGGCTCCACCAAGACGAACTGCAACTTGAGCAAATGGCATCAAGTTCATACGATCACCGGCAGCAAGAATTGCTAGAGCACCAGTACCACCTTGTCCTGAACAGCATGAGACGGCAATTGCAGTATCAACTGGATACATCCCCAAGAATTTAGCACTGAAGAATGCAGCGACAACGATAGCGGTTACAGTAATGAAAATTGTAATCAACATTGGAATATTAGTAAAAACAGTTACCAATGATTTCCAAGGCGTCATCGCAACACCAACACCGAATAATAGGAGTGGTGAGATACCTTTAACTGTTAAACTATAAAGTGATTTTCCACCTTCTTGAACTGAGTCAGGAATCCAACCTAACATTTTGGCAACCATAACAACGATCAACAAAACGATTGGGGCTGGTAAATGAATCACACTATTAGCCCAAACACCAAGTAGATAAAGTGTAATAGCTAAAATACCTGAAACCAACATTTTAGAAATATTAGCTGTATCAGATTTGGATGACAAACTACCTAATTCGTCATCGTTGTCTCCTTCAACTAAGCGACCGTTACCAGTCAAATGTGGCTTCTTAACTCCGATCTGTCTCAAAATTCCCGCTTCGACAACCGCAACCAAACTCCCCAACATAACGCAAGGTAAGATCTGGGCAAAAATATTTTGTTGTCCCATTGAAATAATAGCAGCATAACCTAATGACAGTGGCAAAGCACCTTCGCCAACTCCACCAGCCATAATCGGTGCAACAATGAAGAAGTAAGATTTATAAGCTGAAAGTCCTAACAAACTTCCGACACCCATACCAATTACAGGTCCGACAACCTCACAAATTAAAAGAACTACAATAATACGTGTACTAGCCTTAATCAAAGTCTTTCGATTCATGGCTGAAATACTACCAACAATCAAAAGTGCAATGAAGACAGCTAGAAAATTGTTATTGTTCATAAAATCAGTTACAACTTTAGTCGTACTGCTTGGCAACCAATTCATATAAACTAGATATGATGGTAAAAAAGTGACAACTAAAACTTTACCACCTAAAGAATTCAAAATTGGAATATGTTTTCCAATTTCCTCAAGCATAAAAGAAAATAACGTCATAATGCCAATAGCACCAATCATGTCATTTGGCATTTGCTTAGTAACCGTTAATAACACATAGGTTACCAATAACAATAGATATAAAGGCATGGGCACGATTCCGATATTCAGGCCCATAAACCTTTGAATAATATTCTTTTTTTGATCTTCATCAGGTACAGAATTCATTTGCATTATCTAAACCTCATTTTTTCACAAATTTTGTTACTGCGTCTGAAACGGTCTTTACTACGTTCTTATCGAAAACACCTGGAATAATTTTTTCGGGTTTAGGATCTTGAATCATAGTGGCCAATCCCTCTGCCACACTAGCTTCCATTTCAGAACTGAAATGTTGTACATGGTTCTCAAGCAAGCCTCTAAACAAACCTGGGAAAGCCAAAATATTATTAACTTGATTTGGATGTTGGGAACTCCCTGTTGCAACGACAACAGCCCCAGCTTCTTTAGCAAGTTCTGGTTCAATCTCTGGCTTAGGATTTGCTAAGGCAAAAACGATTCCTTTATCCATTGATTCGACCATTGCTTTAGTTACTAAATTACCAACTGACAAACCAACGAAAGCGTCGGCATTATTCATTGCATCTGCTAGAGTTTTAGCAGTGGTTTGATAATTGATTCTCTTCATTAAGTCATATTGATAATCGTTTAAACTGGTTTCTTTGCTATTAATGACACCTTTTTGATCAACTAAAATAATGTTCTTCATACCACTCTTGAACAGTAATTCTGCCGTGGCGAGTCCTGAAGCACCAACACCATTAATAACAACTTTCATATCCTTAAGATCTTTATTAACGACCTTAGCTGCATTAATCAATCCTGCTAAAACAACGATTGCTGTTCCTTCTTGATCATCGTGGTAAACGGGAATATCAAGTTTCTCTGCTAATTTCTGTTCAATTTCAAAACATCTGGGTGCTGCAATATCTTCCAAGTGAATTCCTGCAAAACTCTTACTGATATTAACAACGGTTTGGACAAATTCATCGACATCGACTTTATCTAGGGCTAATGGAATTGCATTAACATTAGCTAAACGCTTATACAACAATGCTTTACCTTCAATAACAGGCAATCCGCCTTGAGGACCAATATCGCCAAGTCCTAAAACAGCTGAACCGTCAGTAATAATTGCTACTAACTTTCCACTGACAGTATATTTAGATGCTAAATCGTGATCTTTAGCTATAATTTTACTGATCTCAGCCACGCCCGGAGTATACGCTTCACCTAACTCTTCCATAGTTGAAACCGGTAATTCTCCATCAATCTGAAGAACACCTGTATGAGCTTTATGTATTTTTTTTACTAATTCCATGTCCATAGATGTCGCCCCTTTTTAATTTTTTAAAAAATATTGCATTTATTTAACATTTTTTAATTCGTATACTACTCTCTTTTCAAAAAATTGCAAACGTCTTCACAAACTTCACAAACTTTCAAAATTGAAATTGGTCCCTAAATAAGGTAACTTATATATGCAAAGGAGAATTGATCATGGCTCAAGAAGAAAACACTTCACTACTTGTCGATCTCGCTCAAGACTATTACCTCAAACATTTAAACCTTGGCGAAATTGCTAAGAAGTATAATATTAGCCGTTATAAAATTTCAAAATATTTGAACGAAGCAGTCGAAAAAAAAATAGTGACAATTAATATAAGTTCACCATTTTCACGAAGTCCCGATTTGGAAAATAGGCTTCAAAGAGCTTTTCCAAATCCCAATTTTTATGTTTTAAAAAATACTGAAGATATTGCTCACGCAAATGATCGTTTCTTTTCTTTTGCTGCAAAATACTTGCAAGATTTAATTGATGGTAAAAAAATTATTGGTCTGACTTGGGGCGACACTATTTATCATGTGATTGATTCATTTCAGACTACCGCTAAAGAAAATATGGTTTTCACGCAATTCATTGGTGAAAATGCTAAACATAATTCTCTTGCTGGTTCAATGCGCATGGTTCAAAAAGTTGCCACACGCTATAACGGTAAATACTTAACGATTGATGCCCCACTTTATATTACTAATAAAGAAGTTCGACGCTTACTGGCTTTGGAACCAGCTATTCAGCCAACTTTAGCTACAGCTCAACAACTCGATTTAATTTTTTCTAGTGTGGGAACAATTGACTCCATCAATAGTATTGATGCTTGGAATAATTCTAAAAATATTCTTTTCCCTGATGTCAACCCCAACTCAATTGCTGCATTGGTTTATGGTCGTCCTATTGATAAAAATGGCAATCTATTAGTCGATAGCGAACATGATAAGGTATTCGGTATCAGTTTTAAAAAAGTTATGGAGGTCCCTACTCGTGTAGCTATCGTCAATGATAAATTCAAATCTTCAGCACTAAATGCTGCTTTGAACGGAGACTACTTCACTGATATTATTTTGAATGAACCAACAGCTAATAAGATTTTGGCAGAATTATAAATGATTTTAAGTATAAAAAAAGCTGATGCAACAACTATTACTTAGTTGCTACATCAGCTTTTCTTTTACTTTAGTAATTTTCAATATATTCAATAATATCGCCTGGTTGACAATTCAAGACCTGACAGATCTTTTCTAACGTGGAAAAACGAATGGCTTTGGCTTTATTATTTTTCAAAATTGAAATATTTGCTTGCGTAATTCCTACTTTTTCGGCTAATTCTGTCACACTCATGTTTCTTTTTAGTAACATCAAATCCAAATTAATTTTAATCATATCGTCAAATCATTCTCATCTTTCATTTTAATAGAATTGACTAATATTTGTTCCATCGCCGATACAAACGCCGCAATTGCTAAAGGTAAGAAAATAACTGCTCCAACAATTAAAATCAATCCTGGAGCGTCTCCTTGATCAGCCAAATAATAGACAAATGGCATAATCCCTAGCAGAACTACGAATACGGCAATAAACAAATAACGAATCATTCTGACCGAATGTAACGCCGTTATAGAAAAGAAATTATGTTTATCAATTAAAAAGAATATCTTATAAAGGTAATAACTGATCACTAAAATCAATAAGCACCCTATAAGAAATGAAAGAATCATCATTAGTTGCAAACCAAAAATTGTATGCCTTCTTATTGATAAAAATAACAATGTTGATAATATGAATCCAAACATCAGAAAAATCAAATCAATGACTGCAGTTACCAATTTTAAAAGTGTCGTTTTAATTTTCATACTCTTATCTCCCATTAACTGTTAAGAGTACTTTAGCACTATTCATATTGATAAACAATATCTATTTATCGTTTTTCGATAGATAATTTATATTTACTAATGACAAATCCTAATAATAATCCAACAATTGCTGGTACTACCCAACCAAGTCCCAAATCAGCTAAAGGTAAATATTTATTCAAATGTAAAATATTTTGAATCCATGAAATTTCCCTCCAAATCTTCGGTAAAGCTTCCAATCCGGCGAAGAAAGCTGGAATTATGGTAAACACAGTCGTCATTCCATAAACCCATTTCGATTCACCAATCAAGGGACTCAAAACTGCTACAACAATCAAAACGATTGCTAGAGGATATAAAAACATTAAAATTGGTGTCGAATAATTGATCAGTTTTGTCAATCCAATATTTGCAATCAAAAAAGATGCTACCGATACCACTATCAAAGTAATTTGATAATTAAACTTGGGAAACATCTCTTCAGCTGTCTCACCAAAAGCAGATACCAATCCAATTGATGTTTTCAAACAAGCGATAATTGCAATCAAAGCTAATAACAAACTACCAAAGGAACCAAAGTAGTAATTGAACACTTGAGCTAAAGTTATCCCACCATTTGATGCCAAGGGCAATTTAGCCACACTCATCGTTCCTATCAAAGCTAGAAAAGCATAAATTACACCCATAATAATCACACTAATTACCCCTGATTTAATCGTATCTTTAGCAATCTGCGCGGGTTCTGTAATTCCTAAAGATTTAATCGTCTCAATCACTACAACGCCAAAAGCAAGCGATGCCAACGCATCCATCGTGTTATATCCTTCAGTGAATCCTGTTAAAACTGGGGCTTTCATGTATTGATTCTGAGGCAACGCGTTTAAACTTCCCATTGGCTTGATAATTGCCGTTATGACTAAAATTCCCAATAGAATTAAAAAAATTGGTGTCAACCATTTGCCGACATAGGTCATTAACTCACTAGGTTTCCGTGATAAAAACCAAGTAGCTATAAAAAATATTGCTGAAAAAAATAGTAGAATTACCCCCTGATTATTCTTCGCAACAAACGGCGCAATTCCCAACTGAAAAGAAATCGTAGCTAATCGAGGAATTGCAAATAACGGGCCCATCGTG
This sequence is a window from Companilactobacillus alimentarius DSM 20249. Protein-coding genes within it:
- a CDS encoding 2-hydroxycarboxylate transporter family protein; the encoded protein is MIQRFMGLNIGIVPMPLYLLLLVTYVLLTVTKQMPNDMIGAIGIMTLFSFMLEEIGKHIPILNSLGGKVLVVTFLPSYLVYMNWLPSSTTKVVTDFMNNNNFLAVFIALLIVGSISAMNRKTLIKASTRIIVVLLICEVVGPVIGMGVGSLLGLSAYKSYFFIVAPIMAGGVGEGALPLSLGYAAIISMGQQNIFAQILPCVMLGSLVAVVEAGILRQIGVKKPHLTGNGRLVEGDNDDELGSLSSKSDTANISKMLVSGILAITLYLLGVWANSVIHLPAPIVLLIVVMVAKMLGWIPDSVQEGGKSLYSLTVKGISPLLLFGVGVAMTPWKSLVTVFTNIPMLITIFITVTAIVVAAFFSAKFLGMYPVDTAIAVSCCSGQGGTGALAILAAGDRMNLMPFAQVAVRLGGAITVTLSIFLMRIFA
- a CDS encoding helix-turn-helix domain-containing protein; the protein is MIKINLDLMLLKRNMSVTELAEKVGITQANISILKNNKAKAIRFSTLEKICQVLNCQPGDIIEYIENY
- the brnQ gene encoding branched-chain amino acid transport system II carrier protein, whose translation is MKTKLTWKNLFFIGSMLFGLFFGAGNLIFPVFLGQQAGRNVWLAIIGLLITGVGLPLLGVASMGITASNSVFDLASKVNRPYAYIFTILLYVTMGPLFAIPRLATISFQLGIAPFVAKNNQGVILLFFSAIFFIATWFLSRKPSELMTYVGKWLTPIFLILLGILVITAIIKPMGSLNALPQNQYMKAPVLTGFTEGYNTMDALASLAFGVVVIETIKSLGITEPAQIAKDTIKSGVISVIIMGVIYAFLALIGTMSVAKLPLASNGGITLAQVFNYYFGSFGSLLLALIAIIACLKTSIGLVSAFGETAEEMFPKFNYQITLIVVSVASFLIANIGLTKLINYSTPILMFLYPLAIVLIVVAVLSPLIGESKWVYGMTTVFTIIPAFFAGLEALPKIWREISWIQNILHLNKYLPLADLGLGWVVPAIVGLLLGFVISKYKLSIEKR
- a CDS encoding sugar-binding transcriptional regulator; protein product: MAQEENTSLLVDLAQDYYLKHLNLGEIAKKYNISRYKISKYLNEAVEKKIVTINISSPFSRSPDLENRLQRAFPNPNFYVLKNTEDIAHANDRFFSFAAKYLQDLIDGKKIIGLTWGDTIYHVIDSFQTTAKENMVFTQFIGENAKHNSLAGSMRMVQKVATRYNGKYLTIDAPLYITNKEVRRLLALEPAIQPTLATAQQLDLIFSSVGTIDSINSIDAWNNSKNILFPDVNPNSIAALVYGRPIDKNGNLLVDSEHDKVFGISFKKVMEVPTRVAIVNDKFKSSALNAALNGDYFTDIILNEPTANKILAEL
- a CDS encoding DUF2975 domain-containing protein, which gives rise to MKIKTTLLKLVTAVIDLIFLMFGFILSTLLFLSIRRHTIFGLQLMMILSFLIGCLLILVISYYLYKIFFLIDKHNFFSITALHSVRMIRYLFIAVFVVLLGIMPFVYYLADQGDAPGLILIVGAVIFLPLAIAAFVSAMEQILVNSIKMKDENDLTI
- a CDS encoding NAD(P)-dependent malic enzyme, producing MDMELVKKIHKAHTGVLQIDGELPVSTMEELGEAYTPGVAEISKIIAKDHDLASKYTVSGKLVAIITDGSAVLGLGDIGPQGGLPVIEGKALLYKRLANVNAIPLALDKVDVDEFVQTVVNISKSFAGIHLEDIAAPRCFEIEQKLAEKLDIPVYHDDQEGTAIVVLAGLINAAKVVNKDLKDMKVVINGVGASGLATAELLFKSGMKNIILVDQKGVINSKETSLNDYQYDLMKRINYQTTAKTLADAMNNADAFVGLSVGNLVTKAMVESMDKGIVFALANPKPEIEPELAKEAGAVVVATGSSQHPNQVNNILAFPGLFRGLLENHVQHFSSEMEASVAEGLATMIQDPKPEKIIPGVFDKNVVKTVSDAVTKFVKK